Proteins co-encoded in one Papaver somniferum cultivar HN1 chromosome 5, ASM357369v1, whole genome shotgun sequence genomic window:
- the LOC113282054 gene encoding zinc finger BED domain-containing protein RICESLEEPER 2-like, translating to MEENLSLTQTRKRNLKSVVWKDFDLIEENGKEKAKCKHCGMQYSYDCKKGGTSTLQRHVRKCHKSGSSENGLLLLSQLGERDFINGGEDKVVDMDEEEEEDKIEEDPSFEYKRKRNRKSSVWSEYDLVKRDGKQKAKCRHCGIEYLHDSKRSGTSTLQRHVRKCLKLGPDETLKGAVVPPRANVSQLLLPQVSWNGDTSTPCAEKVNHVEKVTRVEKINHVEKVNCVEKVNHDIFREKLAMSIVKHDYPLDIVEHEGFRDICSYLNANVKHISRDTAQEDIFQLHKKQKDLILKRISSSTGNICLTLDLWKSGTTDGYICLSAHFIDPDWVLQKLVLNFLHLQTQQADHVTASAVVSMLGEWGIEEKIYSITSKNSDVACVKALMDQLYLKGVLHSSRSCFHVPCCAHILNLMVQEGLITVNVAVEKVRESVKYLKGSEVTNALFLHTAMKLDLTPTRDLCLDVPTRWSSTSNMLDSSIIYQKVFEHLKLIDENYQDCPTSEEWEQIAAVSKLLKAFYDVTNMFAGSKHPTANVYFQGIWKIQMILKKEHSSSNEIVGLMADRMQIQFVKFWTVISPILAIAVVMDPRRKLSFVDFCYQKLYPETPRGEKGS from the coding sequence ATGGAGGAGAATCTAAGTCTCACGCAAACACGCAAAAGAAATCTGAAATCGGTGGTGTGGAAGGACTTTGATCtgattgaagaaaatggaaaagagaAAGCAAAGTGTAAACATTGTGGGATGCAGTATAGTTATGATTGTAAAAAAGGTGGAACATCAACTTTACAGCGTCATGTTCGAAAGTGTCACAAGTCTGGGTCGAGTGAAAATGGTTTACTACTCTTATCTCAATTGGGTGAGAGGGATTTTATCAATGGCGGTGAAGACAAGGTTGTTGAcatggatgaagaagaagaggaagataagATTGAAGAGGATCCCAGCTTTGAGTATAAACGCAAAAGAAATCGGAAATCTTCGGTGTGGAGTGAATATGACTTGGTTAAACGAGATGGAAAACAGAAAGCAAAGTGTAGACATTGTGGCATTGAATATCTTCATGATAGTAAAAGAAGTGGGACATCGACTCTACAACGGCATGTTCGAAAATGTCTCAAACTTGGGCCAGATGAAACGTTAAAGGGAGCTGTAGTACCTCCGAGAGCTAATGTTAGTCAGTTACTATTACCACAAGTGAGTTGGAATGGTGATACAAGCACTCCATGTGCAGAGAAGGTGAACCATGTAGAGAAAGTAACCCGTGTAGAGAAGATAAACCATGTAGAGAAAGTAAACTGTGTTGAGAAGGTAAATCATGACATTTTTCGTGAAAAATTAGCCATGTCAATTGTTAAACATGATTATCCACTTGATATTGTGGAGCATGAGGGATTTAGAGACATATGCAGCTATCTAAATGCTAATGTTAAGCACATTTCCAGAGACACTGCTCAAGAAGATATTTTTCAATTGCATAAAAAACAGAAGGATCTCATACTTAAGAGAATATCATCTTCCACGGGGAATATATGCCTTACACTAGATTTGTGGAAGTCTGGTACTACAGATGGGTATATATGTTTATCAGCTCATTTTATAGATCCAGATTGGGTGCTACAGAAATTGGTTTTAAACTTTCTTCATTTGCAAACCCAACAGGCAGACCATGTAACTGCAAGTGCGGTGGTTTCTATGTTGGGTGAATGGGGAAttgaagagaaaatatattctatTACGTCGAAGAATTCAGATGTCGCATGTGTTAAAGCACTGATGGATCAACTTTATCTGAAGGGTGTTCTGCATAGTTCAAGGTCATGTTTCCATGTGCCTTGTTGTGCACATATTTTGAATCTTATGGTGCAAGAAGGGTTAATAACAGTTAATGTTGCAGTTGAGAAGGTTCGTGAATCAGTAAAGTATCTTAAAGGTTCCGAAGTAACAAACGCGTTGTTCTTACACACTGCTATGAAGTTGGACTTGACACCAACGAGGGATCTATGCCTAGATGTTCCTACAAGGTGGAGTTCCACCTCTAATATGCTTGACAGTTCCATCATATACCAGAAAGTATTTGAGCATTTAAAGTTAATTGATGAAAACTATCAAGATTGTCCTACTTCAGAAGAGTGGGAGCAAATTGCTGCAGTTTCTAAACTTCTTAAAGCATTTTATGATGTCACAAATATGTTTGCTGGAAGTAAGCATCCTACAGCAAATGTATATTTCCAAGGAATATGGAAGATTCaaatgattttgaagaaggaaCACAGCAGTTCAAATGAAATCGTTGGACTTATGGCTGACAGAATGCAAATACAGTTCGTCAAATTCTGGACAGTTATCAGTCCAATACTGGCTATAGCAGTTGTTATGGATCCGCGCAGGAAACTTTCATTTGTGGATTTTTGTTACCAAAAGCTGTATCCTGAGACTCCTCGAGGTGAAAAAGGTTCGTGA